Proteins found in one Zea mays cultivar B73 chromosome 1, Zm-B73-REFERENCE-NAM-5.0, whole genome shotgun sequence genomic segment:
- the LOC100283266 gene encoding NADH dehydrogenase [ubiquinone] iron-sulfur protein 8, mitochondrial translates to MAALLARQAAQALRARQSAQLGPTTSAMQGHLRTYMNAGIPKRFKEEEEKEQLAKDIAKDWNAVFERSINTLFLTEMVRGLMLTLKYFFERNVTINYPFEKGPLSPRFRGEHALRRYESGEERCIACKLCEAICPAQAITIEAEEREDGSRRTTRYDIDMTKCIYCGFCQEACPVDAIVEGPNFEFATETHEELLYDKEKLLENGDRWETEIAENLRSESLYR, encoded by the exons ATGGCGGCGCTCCTAGCCCGGCAGGCAGCGCAGGCGCTCCGCGCGAGACAGTCG GCGCAGCTCGGGCCGACAACGTCGGCGATGCAGGGGCACCTCCGTACCTACATGAACGCGGGGATTCCCAAGCGGTTCAAAG AGGAAGAGGAGAAAGAACAGCTTGCAAAAGATATCGCAAAAGATTGGAATGCTG TGTTTGAAAGGAGCATCAATACATTGTTTTTGACTGAAATGGTCCGTGGCTTGATGCTAACTCTCAAGTACTTCTTCGAGAGAAACGTTACA ATTAACTATCCGTTTGAGAAGGGTCCTCTGAGTCCCCGCTTCCGTGGTGAGCACGCTCTCAGACGTTACGAATCTGGGGAAGAGCGTTGCATTGCTTGTAAACTATGCGAAGCT ATATGCCCAGCTCAGGCAATTACAATTGAGGCTGAAGAACGTGAAGACGGCAGTCGCCGAACCACAAG GTATGATATTGACATGACCAAATGCATTTACTGTGGGTTCTGCCAAGAGGCTTGCCCAGTCGATGCTATTGTTGAGGGGCCTAACTTTGAGTTTGCTACTGAGACACACGAG GAACTACTGTACGACAAGGAGAAATTGCTCGAGAATGGTGACCGCTGGGAAACTGAGATTGCTGAGAACTTGAGATCTGAGAGCCTTTATCGCTGA